ATTTCAAAATCCATTTACTCAAGTTACAGGTTCTAAACTAACAGTTTATGAAGAAATAGCCTTTGGACTTGAAAATATGGGCATTTCAAGAGAAGAAATGAGAGAAAGAATAGATCATTCTCTTAAACTTTTAGATATATATAAATTTAAGGATAGAAATCCATTTGATTTATCAGGAGGCCAAATGCAGAGAATGGCTATAGCAAGTATTATAGCTATGAAACCAGAAATTATTGTACTAGATGAGCCAACTTCACAACTTGATCCGCAGGGCTCAGAAGAAGTATTTAAAGCCATTCAAAATTTAAGCAAAGAGGGAATGACTGTAATAATGGTAGAACATAAGATGGAGAAAATAGCTAAATATTCTGATAGGGTTATGCTGCTTAATCATGGAGAAATAGTAGATTTTGATATACCAGAAAAAATATTTTCAAGAGGAGACTTAGGAGATTACGGAGTAACTGCCCCTGCCTTTACTAAAATATGTAAGGGCCTTGGAATAAAGAATAAAATAACAGGGCTGTACCCAATTACCATAGATGAAGCTTATGATTTGGTGGTGAGCTATAATGAATAAAATAGAAGTGATAAACTTACATTTTTCTTATGAAAAAAGTGAAGAAATATTAAAAGGAATAAATCTAAACTTTGATAGTAGGTCTACTGCTATCATTGGACAAAATGGAGCAGGAAAAACTACATTTGTAAAGTTATTAAAGGGCTTGCTTAAACCTGACTCTGGTGATGTAGTGATTAATGGTATAAATACTAAGAAGTCTACTGTAGCAGAACTTGCAAAATACATAGGATTAGTGTTTCAAAATCCTAATGATCAGATATTTAAAAATAAAGTTATGGACGAAGTTATATTTGGACCATTAAATATAGGTCAAACTCCTGAAAAAGCTAAAGAAAATTCTATAAAGGCTCTTAAAACAGTTGGATTATATGAAAAAAAAGGTGAAAATCCCTATGATCTTAGTTTATCTGAAAGAAAATTAATAAGTATAGCGTCTATTGTGGCTATGGATACAGAGATAATAATTTTTGATGAACCAACTATTGCACAAGATTATTATGGAAAAGAAAAGATTAAAAGTATAATCAGAGATTTAAGTGCTAGAGGCACGCTGGTACTT
This DNA window, taken from Clostridium estertheticum, encodes the following:
- a CDS encoding energy-coupling factor ABC transporter ATP-binding protein, which gives rise to MKKIIVENLKYRYPLTNELALKGISFEVDKGEFIGIVGKNLSGKSTLCQALVGLVPHFYKGAYGGSVIVDGLEVSQSEISELSQKVGIVFQNPFTQVTGSKLTVYEEIAFGLENMGISREEMRERIDHSLKLLDIYKFKDRNPFDLSGGQMQRMAIASIIAMKPEIIVLDEPTSQLDPQGSEEVFKAIQNLSKEGMTVIMVEHKMEKIAKYSDRVMLLNHGEIVDFDIPEKIFSRGDLGDYGVTAPAFTKICKGLGIKNKITGLYPITIDEAYDLVVSYNE
- a CDS encoding energy-coupling factor ABC transporter ATP-binding protein, giving the protein MNKIEVINLHFSYEKSEEILKGINLNFDSRSTAIIGQNGAGKTTFVKLLKGLLKPDSGDVVINGINTKKSTVAELAKYIGLVFQNPNDQIFKNKVMDEVIFGPLNIGQTPEKAKENSIKALKTVGLYEKKGENPYDLSLSERKLISIASIVAMDTEIIIFDEPTIAQDYYGKEKIKSIIRDLSARGTLVLTITHDMDFVSETFERTLVFAKGNVLLDGTTREVYSHKEELEHAYLEAPNATQLCQMLGVKETFLTVEEFIDYKKNNKDKL